The following are encoded together in the Gammaproteobacteria bacterium genome:
- a CDS encoding c-type cytochrome: MATLVILGTASLLDVYWAWVGASEEKIQQPWDRTQLERGLEIYDKYCALCHGDNGEGYAADNANALNNQDFLVSVSDNFLWESIAKGRPKTAMAAHAKLYGGPLEDADIDSLVALIRSWQHEASVIFTAEPILGDPVSGRTAYNNFCASCHGDQGQGVTAVSLNNPEFLALASDEQIRIAIINGRRETPMVAYRDLLSEDTIDDLVALILSWKRDVPRRIEEPELTDFPEVVLNPDGPSPQFSLREGRYVSAEQLDAAMRAGFRMIILDARPPSDWFLAHIPGAIPAPAYDPDSVIVLLPEDDTWIISYCACPHKYSDQLTNALRSAGYRNSVVLDEGVRWWQQNGYPMKYGP, from the coding sequence TTGGCGACGCTGGTTATCTTGGGGACTGCGTCTCTTCTGGATGTTTATTGGGCATGGGTGGGCGCATCAGAAGAAAAGATCCAACAGCCCTGGGATAGAACACAGCTGGAGCGTGGCTTAGAGATATATGATAAGTACTGTGCGCTCTGTCATGGCGACAATGGCGAAGGCTATGCAGCCGATAATGCCAATGCGCTGAATAACCAGGATTTCCTTGTTTCCGTTAGCGATAATTTTTTATGGGAGAGTATCGCAAAAGGGCGCCCTAAAACGGCAATGGCCGCACATGCAAAGCTTTATGGGGGACCTCTTGAAGACGCAGATATCGACTCACTGGTAGCCTTGATCCGTAGCTGGCAACACGAGGCGTCCGTAATTTTTACCGCTGAACCGATTCTTGGCGATCCCGTATCGGGTCGGACCGCGTACAACAATTTCTGTGCTAGTTGCCACGGTGATCAAGGTCAGGGCGTGACGGCGGTAAGTCTGAACAATCCCGAATTCTTGGCCCTGGCCTCCGACGAGCAAATTCGAATAGCCATTATTAATGGCCGCCGTGAAACACCGATGGTGGCTTATCGGGACTTGCTTTCGGAAGATACGATCGACGACTTGGTTGCCCTGATCCTTAGTTGGAAGCGAGATGTTCCGAGACGAATTGAGGAACCGGAGCTGACGGATTTTCCAGAGGTAGTGTTAAATCCTGATGGTCCATCACCGCAATTTTCGTTGCGGGAAGGTCGATACGTGTCAGCAGAGCAGCTAGATGCAGCGATGCGCGCCGGGTTTAGGATGATCATACTTGACGCCCGCCCACCATCGGACTGGTTTCTGGCGCACATACCGGGTGCCATCCCGGCTCCCGCATACGATCCGGATTCAGTCATTGTGCTGCTGCCCGAAGACGATACCTGGATTATTTCCTACTGCGCTTGCCCGCACAAATACTCTGATCAATTAACCAATGCGCTCAGAAGCGCCGGATATAGAAATTCAGTCGTACTGGACGAAGGCGTCAGGTGGTGGCAGCAAAATGGATATCCGATGAAGTACGGGCCCTGA
- the gcvA gene encoding transcriptional regulator GcvA has translation MSRKLPSPIALRSFEAAARHLSFTRAAQELFVTQSAVSHQVRGLEDELGVRLFLRLTRQLRLTDAGEALLLVLRESFDRIEDAVQDMKTASVAHPLRISLTSYFAARWLTRRLGNFSALHPQVEMHLHLINGDVDFKRMDLDLAIVWGTGDWPGLEAELLMPIQIIVVCSPDILVNGPPLEEIADLQHHRLLHETGRELWETWLMANGASDVKPERNIEMDDPNVLHQAAIEGQGIALGARALLDDEISRGLLIQPFDKSVELGGYYIVHAPGARALPNVSAFFDWLTREARAADTI, from the coding sequence ATGAGCCGGAAACTCCCATCACCAATTGCACTACGGTCTTTCGAGGCTGCCGCGCGGCATTTGAGCTTTACTCGCGCTGCCCAGGAATTGTTTGTAACCCAATCTGCGGTAAGCCACCAGGTGCGGGGATTAGAAGACGAACTTGGAGTTAGGCTGTTCCTGCGCCTTACCCGGCAATTACGTTTGACCGACGCTGGTGAGGCCCTTCTTTTGGTACTTCGTGAATCCTTCGATCGCATCGAGGATGCGGTCCAGGATATGAAAACCGCTAGCGTTGCTCATCCATTGCGAATCAGCCTCACTTCCTATTTTGCGGCGCGTTGGCTGACCCGACGACTAGGCAACTTCTCGGCGCTGCATCCGCAAGTTGAGATGCACCTTCATTTGATTAACGGTGACGTTGACTTTAAACGTATGGACCTGGATCTCGCCATTGTCTGGGGTACCGGTGACTGGCCGGGGCTTGAAGCCGAATTACTGATGCCGATCCAAATTATCGTAGTGTGTAGCCCGGACATACTGGTAAATGGTCCGCCATTAGAGGAGATCGCAGATCTTCAACATCACCGACTGCTCCACGAAACTGGCCGGGAACTCTGGGAGACATGGTTGATGGCCAACGGTGCCAGTGATGTGAAACCTGAACGTAATATTGAAATGGACGACCCCAATGTGTTACATCAGGCTGCCATTGAAGGACAGGGAATTGCGCTCGGCGCTAGAGCCTTGCTAGATGATGAAATTTCCCGAGGTTTGTTAATACAGCCGTTTGACAAGTCTGTGGAACTAGGGGGTTATTATATTGTGCACGCGCCCGGTGCACGCGCCCTCCCGAATGTTTCTGCCTTTTTTGATTGGTTAACTCGGGAAGCACGAGCGGCTGACACGATTTAA
- a CDS encoding CocE/NonD family hydrolase: protein MAVTRVNHCWISMPDGSRLGARLWLPDSEEPCPAILEYLPYRKDDYSAKRDSNTIAHFAKHQYACVRVDMRGSGSSDGVLYDEYTDQEIDDGVAVIEWIAAQPWCNGKVATMGISWGGITGLQLAQRASSALKTIIVLGATDQRYYDDAGYYLGCMVGQTLGWAAIMFGYNTRPPDPELVGQNWKTLWLERLENTPHYLDRWFEHQHNDDYWLNNSVDTDYDAIKIPVYAVSGHADCWPNTVPRLLQNLQVPVRGLQGAWCHRYPHLGIPGPTVDFLSDAIRWFDQWLKDDETGIMEEAQYQVFLQDSVKPQTYYDERPGRWIGLNSWPSDQIDTEIFHLSPGMLSKESVSDQSMEICSPQTTGQLSGEYMPWFSFGPAEELPGDQRQEDAGSLVFDTDTLTRPLEILGNAVAVLKLSSDQPQALVAARLCDVWPDGSSTLITRGILNLSQRNDKSKPEPMIPAEKVEVEVELNHSAYVVPAGHRLRLAISTSYWPMAWPSPTNSRVTIYSGSSVLNLPVIRKNAEHAPLTDFGKSEIGEPEVTTVLRAVSQHRKIRYNDEQNLNVLEIVADNGKTRFEETGMEMGSKSLYRFSIAESDPLSAIAEYDWEWEYGRGDWQTRTHSYTRITCDLAHFYLHAISTAWECDQRIFRKQWDHKFKRDYF, encoded by the coding sequence ATGGCGGTTACCAGAGTCAACCATTGCTGGATTTCGATGCCCGATGGATCTCGCCTCGGTGCGAGGCTGTGGTTGCCGGATAGCGAAGAGCCCTGTCCGGCTATTCTCGAATATCTCCCCTATCGAAAAGATGACTATTCGGCAAAGCGGGATTCAAACACCATCGCCCATTTCGCCAAGCACCAATACGCCTGCGTTCGAGTTGATATGCGAGGCTCGGGTAGTTCGGACGGGGTTCTTTATGACGAGTACACCGACCAGGAAATAGACGACGGGGTTGCGGTAATCGAATGGATCGCCGCACAACCCTGGTGTAATGGCAAGGTTGCCACCATGGGTATTTCCTGGGGTGGAATTACAGGGTTGCAGCTCGCGCAACGAGCGTCCTCAGCACTCAAGACTATTATTGTACTGGGCGCAACCGACCAACGTTATTATGACGATGCAGGTTATTACCTGGGTTGTATGGTAGGCCAGACACTCGGATGGGCGGCGATCATGTTTGGCTATAATACGCGTCCGCCCGACCCCGAACTTGTTGGTCAAAACTGGAAAACACTGTGGCTGGAACGGTTAGAGAATACCCCTCATTACCTCGATCGCTGGTTTGAACATCAACATAATGACGATTACTGGCTTAACAATTCGGTAGACACCGATTATGACGCCATCAAGATCCCGGTTTACGCGGTCAGCGGCCATGCGGATTGCTGGCCCAACACGGTGCCCCGACTCCTGCAAAATTTGCAGGTCCCGGTGCGAGGCTTGCAAGGAGCCTGGTGTCATCGCTATCCTCACCTCGGCATTCCTGGCCCGACGGTAGATTTTCTCTCCGATGCGATTCGCTGGTTCGACCAGTGGTTGAAGGACGATGAAACCGGGATCATGGAGGAAGCGCAGTACCAGGTCTTTCTACAGGACAGCGTAAAACCACAAACCTATTACGATGAACGTCCCGGGCGCTGGATCGGGCTAAACAGCTGGCCATCGGATCAAATCGACACCGAGATTTTTCATTTAAGCCCCGGGATGTTGTCTAAAGAGTCCGTATCCGACCAGTCGATGGAAATTTGCTCGCCACAAACAACAGGTCAACTATCGGGGGAATATATGCCCTGGTTCTCGTTCGGGCCGGCCGAAGAACTGCCCGGCGACCAACGGCAAGAAGATGCGGGATCGCTTGTTTTTGATACCGATACGCTGACCAGGCCACTGGAAATTCTGGGTAACGCAGTTGCGGTTCTGAAGCTGAGCAGCGATCAACCACAAGCGCTCGTGGCTGCGCGATTGTGCGATGTCTGGCCAGATGGATCCAGTACCCTGATCACGCGTGGCATTTTAAACCTGAGTCAACGCAACGATAAGTCAAAACCCGAGCCAATGATTCCAGCAGAAAAGGTGGAGGTCGAGGTCGAGCTGAATCATAGTGCTTACGTCGTGCCTGCCGGGCACAGGCTGCGGCTGGCGATATCGACGAGTTACTGGCCGATGGCCTGGCCATCGCCGACCAACTCCCGGGTGACAATTTATTCGGGCTCCAGCGTGCTAAATTTACCAGTGATTCGTAAAAATGCGGAACATGCACCGCTGACTGATTTCGGTAAAAGTGAAATCGGTGAGCCCGAGGTCACCACGGTTTTAAGAGCCGTTAGTCAGCATCGGAAAATCAGGTACAACGACGAGCAGAATCTAAACGTACTTGAAATAGTCGCGGATAATGGCAAGACCCGTTTTGAAGAAACCGGCATGGAAATGGGGTCAAAGTCATTATACCGATTCAGTATTGCCGAGTCGGATCCCCTGTCTGCTATCGCCGAATATGACTGGGAATGGGAATATGGCAGGGGAGACTGGCAAACAAGAACCCATAGCTACACTCGCATTACCTGTGACCTCGCGCATTTTTATCTACACGCGATATCGACTGCATGGGAATGTGACCAAAGGATTTTCCGAAAGCAATGGGACCATAAGTTCAAACGAGACTACTTCTAG
- a CDS encoding cupin domain-containing protein: MNIHEPKVQNVRPDREVMTRQRLPYFIGISGQTVHATGLSMHLVVIPPGGRAEPHIHVGYETGIYVLEGTVCTRWGPTLEYEVVSQAGDFLFVPPGVPHEAINLSATEPARAVVARNDPAEQDKVQPFTKSKQNQ; this comes from the coding sequence ATGAACATCCATGAGCCCAAGGTCCAGAACGTCAGGCCAGACCGCGAGGTCATGACACGGCAGCGTCTGCCCTATTTTATAGGCATTTCAGGACAGACTGTTCATGCCACGGGACTATCCATGCACCTGGTTGTCATCCCGCCAGGCGGTCGGGCCGAACCGCATATCCACGTTGGCTATGAAACCGGTATCTACGTCTTGGAGGGAACCGTTTGTACGCGTTGGGGGCCAACACTCGAGTACGAAGTGGTTAGCCAAGCAGGCGACTTCCTTTTTGTCCCGCCGGGTGTTCCTCACGAAGCAATTAATCTCAGTGCAACCGAACCGGCGCGCGCCGTCGTCGCTCGAAATGATCCAGCGGAACAAGACAAAGTTCAGCCGTTCACTAAATCGAAGCAAAACCAATAG
- a CDS encoding HlyD family secretion protein — MKLSSRALLRFSLLILIPLLAIFTAIYLYAMGGRIASTDNAYVRADVVAISPEIDGRVAKVYVDDNQYVEMGQLLFTIDALPFRIELEASKAELGLVRQEVDSLRAGFLENESEIKNATERVRYLKAEHGRLSKLVASSLTSKSGLAEAEHDLETARQRVSGLQQRRLKIIVDLGGSLDLPVEQHPRYLRTMTMRNRAALNLRRTKVRAPISGYLGDITLEPGEQVEAGETVFPLVASGEPWIVANLKEVHVAHVKVGQVAKVHIDSYDDNVFEAIVESLSPATGAEFSLLPAQNATGNWVKVVQRVPVKLRLKRSPDMPVLRAGLTATVEIDTGFERPLGSFIKASLASIGIHHDH, encoded by the coding sequence ATGAAGCTTTCTTCCCGGGCACTACTGCGCTTCTCGCTACTAATACTGATTCCTTTACTGGCGATTTTCACCGCTATTTATCTCTATGCCATGGGCGGACGTATTGCGTCGACCGATAATGCTTACGTTCGCGCCGATGTCGTGGCAATTAGCCCTGAGATAGATGGACGCGTTGCAAAGGTTTATGTGGATGACAATCAGTACGTCGAGATGGGACAGCTACTATTTACCATAGACGCTCTGCCCTTCCGGATTGAACTCGAAGCTAGCAAGGCCGAACTCGGTTTGGTTCGCCAGGAGGTCGATTCTCTGAGAGCCGGGTTCCTCGAAAACGAATCAGAAATCAAAAATGCCACAGAACGTGTTCGCTATTTGAAGGCAGAACACGGACGTCTAAGTAAGCTAGTGGCTTCGAGTCTTACCTCTAAGTCCGGATTGGCAGAAGCGGAACATGATCTGGAAACTGCACGTCAACGGGTAAGCGGTCTGCAACAACGCAGGCTGAAGATCATTGTTGACCTAGGTGGGAGCCTTGACCTGCCCGTTGAGCAGCACCCCAGATATCTACGTACGATGACGATGCGAAATCGCGCAGCATTAAATTTAAGGCGAACTAAGGTGCGCGCACCGATTTCGGGGTATCTCGGTGATATCACGCTGGAACCCGGTGAACAGGTGGAAGCTGGAGAAACCGTATTCCCGTTAGTTGCATCAGGTGAACCCTGGATAGTGGCAAATTTGAAAGAAGTACACGTTGCGCATGTGAAGGTAGGGCAAGTCGCTAAGGTTCACATCGACAGCTATGACGACAATGTTTTTGAAGCCATCGTAGAGAGCCTTAGCCCGGCTACTGGCGCTGAATTTTCTTTATTACCGGCACAGAACGCCACCGGAAACTGGGTCAAAGTTGTACAACGAGTGCCGGTAAAACTGCGTTTAAAGAGATCACCCGATATGCCAGTGCTAAGAGCTGGCTTAACCGCAACCGTGGAGATTGATACCGGTTTCGAACGCCCACTCGGCAGTTTTATCAAGGCTAGCCTGGCGAGTATCGGCATTCACCATGACCACTGA
- a CDS encoding ABC transporter substrate-binding protein, whose translation MTEQDKYTRWLIDEAGKGRMSRREFLGRSSAIGISLAIGTGLFNEARAATPKKGGHMRMAMGHGATTDSLDPATLTNGLQWVVAYGVANTLTELDANGALVGSLATAWSSSADAATWTFKLRKGVEFHNGKTMTAEDVIASINYHRGEKSTSVAKPLVASVTEIKADGDHTVVISLSDGNADFPFNFNEATFGIYPAKDGSIDWNAGGSGPYILTKEDPGLSYKFKRNPNYWKEGSAHADTIEILSITDSAARTNALLTNEVDVIDRVELKTLSLLSRNPKVIIEEGSGPLHYTFPMRTRVAPFDNPHLRKALKHAINREEIVDKILFGHGVIGNDHPIGPSYRYYAADIEQNAYDPDKARFHMKESGLGNITIDLSASDAAYSGALDAAVLFQASAKQAGVNINVVREPNDGYWSDVWMKKPWCASYWGGYATEDTMFTTGFAPGAAWNDTQWDHPRFNELLKSARAELDGGKRSDMYREMQIILRDEGGNVVPMFANEVHARNDKIAHGDLSWTRGFDGRRIMERWWMT comes from the coding sequence ATGACTGAGCAAGACAAATATACCCGTTGGTTGATTGATGAAGCCGGAAAAGGGCGCATGTCACGCCGAGAGTTCCTGGGCAGGTCCAGCGCAATTGGCATTTCGCTGGCTATCGGAACGGGTCTTTTCAACGAAGCTCGTGCCGCAACCCCGAAAAAAGGTGGCCACATGCGCATGGCGATGGGACACGGTGCCACGACCGATTCCCTCGATCCTGCGACTCTTACCAATGGGCTGCAGTGGGTTGTCGCCTATGGCGTTGCCAATACCTTGACCGAACTGGATGCAAACGGCGCGTTGGTCGGCTCGCTCGCGACTGCATGGTCTTCCTCGGCAGATGCAGCTACCTGGACTTTCAAATTGCGCAAAGGAGTCGAATTCCATAATGGCAAGACGATGACAGCTGAAGATGTCATCGCGTCGATCAACTATCACCGTGGCGAAAAATCAACTTCGGTCGCCAAGCCACTAGTGGCCTCAGTCACCGAAATCAAGGCCGATGGAGACCACACCGTCGTCATTTCCCTATCGGACGGTAATGCGGATTTCCCCTTCAATTTCAATGAAGCGACATTCGGCATTTATCCCGCAAAGGACGGAAGCATCGATTGGAACGCTGGTGGCTCAGGACCGTACATCCTTACCAAGGAAGATCCCGGTCTCAGCTATAAGTTTAAACGTAATCCGAACTACTGGAAGGAAGGTTCTGCGCATGCGGATACCATCGAGATCCTCTCGATCACCGACTCCGCAGCACGGACAAACGCACTACTCACAAACGAGGTGGATGTTATTGACCGGGTCGAACTCAAGACGCTATCGCTTCTCTCGCGGAATCCAAAAGTCATCATCGAGGAAGGTTCCGGTCCTTTGCACTACACCTTTCCAATGCGGACCAGAGTAGCTCCATTTGACAACCCACACTTACGAAAGGCACTGAAGCACGCGATCAATCGAGAAGAGATTGTGGACAAAATCCTGTTCGGACATGGCGTAATTGGGAATGATCACCCGATTGGGCCTTCCTACCGCTATTATGCGGCTGATATCGAACAGAATGCTTATGACCCGGACAAAGCGCGGTTTCACATGAAGGAGTCGGGGCTAGGTAACATTACGATAGACCTGAGCGCTTCGGATGCCGCCTATAGCGGTGCTCTTGATGCGGCAGTTCTTTTCCAGGCATCGGCAAAGCAAGCCGGTGTCAACATCAATGTCGTGCGTGAGCCGAATGATGGGTACTGGTCGGATGTTTGGATGAAAAAGCCCTGGTGTGCCAGCTACTGGGGTGGCTACGCCACCGAAGACACCATGTTCACAACGGGATTTGCGCCGGGGGCGGCCTGGAATGACACACAGTGGGATCACCCACGTTTCAACGAGCTCCTTAAATCCGCGCGGGCCGAACTCGACGGAGGCAAACGGTCCGATATGTACCGAGAGATGCAGATCATATTGCGTGATGAAGGCGGAAACGTAGTTCCCATGTTCGCGAATGAAGTTCACGCACGCAACGATAAGATCGCGCATGGTGATCTATCATGGACACGTGGCTTTGACGGCCGCCGGATCATGGAACGCTGGTGGATGACCTGA
- a CDS encoding DHA2 family efflux MFS transporter permease subunit, with product MTTEPDIAVTGLQRALIVLTAIGGGWVFEFIWSIAGVSLGHMQGTFSATPDQISWVMTAFIMGSVITIACTGWLASRFGRKQVFLIALFGFGISLFMCGSATTIEEEVAWRLIQGIFGAPMLPLSQAITVDVFPRERHGSATAIWTLGIIGGGVLGPAAGGAIVEFMTWPWIFYFNIPLTVIVFIAAIVVLPPTEPESDNQLDWLGLLAIIVCVTAFQIAFSRGERLDWFDSYEIIIEICLGALGLYYFVVHSLTTDHPFFRPALFRDFNYCLGLVLALANGAIATLPLVILPLMLEQVAGYPVLDTGILLLSRGAGLMFASALLARYDRYLPPKTVLVVSFILALVSGYMMAEWTADVSTVEVFWINMVQGAAAGAIFIAINTLTFSTLPNHLKTEGFALYYTLLFTGATVGIAAIVTILTRMTQVAHSVVGAYINPFNDRFRLLAIPEYWDPHEPQGLIALEQEVLRQAEMIAYSDAFLAAAFISLIGIPLALMFRSQKPISIGE from the coding sequence ATGACCACTGAACCAGATATCGCTGTGACAGGACTGCAACGCGCCCTCATCGTCCTGACAGCCATTGGTGGCGGCTGGGTATTTGAGTTCATCTGGTCGATTGCGGGTGTCAGCTTAGGACATATGCAGGGCACATTTTCCGCCACGCCGGATCAAATTTCGTGGGTGATGACGGCGTTCATCATGGGCTCCGTTATTACCATCGCTTGCACGGGCTGGCTTGCCAGTCGCTTCGGTCGCAAGCAGGTATTCTTGATCGCGCTATTCGGATTCGGCATCAGCCTGTTTATGTGCGGGTCCGCGACAACAATTGAAGAGGAGGTCGCCTGGCGCTTAATCCAGGGAATTTTTGGCGCACCGATGTTACCCCTCAGTCAAGCAATTACGGTTGATGTGTTTCCCCGCGAACGGCATGGTTCAGCGACAGCGATCTGGACCCTGGGAATTATTGGTGGAGGAGTTCTCGGACCAGCCGCAGGTGGTGCTATCGTCGAATTCATGACCTGGCCGTGGATATTCTATTTCAATATACCGTTAACCGTCATCGTATTCATCGCTGCCATAGTGGTATTACCCCCGACCGAACCGGAGTCCGACAACCAACTAGACTGGTTGGGTCTGTTGGCAATCATCGTCTGTGTGACTGCATTTCAGATTGCTTTTAGCCGGGGAGAACGCCTCGACTGGTTCGACTCCTATGAGATCATCATCGAAATTTGCCTCGGAGCCCTCGGACTCTATTATTTCGTCGTCCACTCACTGACCACGGATCATCCTTTTTTCCGACCGGCGCTTTTCCGTGATTTTAATTATTGCCTGGGATTGGTATTAGCGCTGGCAAATGGTGCGATAGCAACCCTGCCACTGGTAATTCTACCGCTGATGCTAGAGCAGGTAGCGGGATATCCAGTGCTCGACACCGGCATCTTACTGTTATCTCGTGGAGCGGGGCTAATGTTTGCTTCGGCATTGCTGGCCCGATATGACCGTTATTTACCTCCGAAGACTGTGCTGGTGGTGTCTTTCATCCTCGCACTGGTTTCAGGCTACATGATGGCCGAATGGACAGCGGACGTTAGCACTGTCGAGGTGTTCTGGATCAATATGGTGCAAGGTGCAGCGGCTGGAGCTATTTTTATCGCGATCAACACACTAACCTTCTCAACTTTACCAAATCATTTAAAGACCGAGGGTTTCGCACTTTATTACACCCTGTTGTTCACTGGTGCCACTGTCGGTATCGCTGCAATTGTCACCATCCTGACTCGCATGACCCAGGTCGCCCACTCGGTTGTTGGCGCTTACATAAACCCATTTAATGATCGTTTTCGTTTGCTGGCAATTCCAGAGTACTGGGATCCACACGAACCGCAGGGTCTGATCGCCCTGGAACAAGAAGTGTTACGTCAGGCGGAAATGATCGCCTACAGCGATGCTTTCTTGGCGGCCGCATTTATTTCGCTTATCGGGATTCCACTGGCACTCATGTTCCGCAGCCAAAAGCCAATTTCTATTGGTGAATAA
- a CDS encoding adenylate/guanylate cyclase domain-containing protein produces the protein MSIMTVAEAADSTGTSTVETRSILPYGITAFFGAGVSILVCYGKTFLLAIPALFTGSMPEFNPHLQAVLMWGFGAIAVYGLIQDRRIHGSLVPTVLGVVSVVTIIATLYGYYLVAAESFGYVLLLSAAFTNQIMILNFLNREVKFKALEVEELNSDLEARVREQVNEIDRLNQLRRFLSPEVANLVTEQQEKTMLQSHRAYIATVFCDLRGFTSFSVNMEPEEVMNVLQAYHESLGQLVADYQGTIDHRAGDGMMVFFNDPLPCDEPVLRAVELALSMRERFNEMNRDWHRRGYELGFGVGIASGYATLGIVGYEGRYDYTANGNAVNLCARLSDEAGDGQVLIDHKTYVEIEDKVEVEAAGELELKGFVSKTRVYDLLSLRVS, from the coding sequence ATGTCGATCATGACCGTTGCCGAAGCTGCAGATTCTACTGGTACCTCGACCGTCGAAACCCGGTCGATCCTACCATATGGTATTACTGCGTTTTTTGGTGCCGGTGTGTCGATACTGGTGTGCTACGGCAAGACATTCCTGCTCGCGATTCCCGCGCTGTTCACAGGTAGTATGCCCGAATTCAATCCGCACTTGCAGGCCGTGCTGATGTGGGGGTTTGGAGCGATCGCCGTATACGGCCTGATACAAGACCGCAGGATTCACGGCAGTCTGGTGCCGACGGTGCTCGGTGTCGTCTCAGTGGTCACCATAATCGCAACCCTCTACGGTTATTACCTGGTTGCGGCCGAATCTTTCGGCTATGTATTACTTTTATCGGCGGCATTCACTAATCAAATTATGATTCTCAACTTTCTCAACCGCGAAGTGAAATTCAAGGCGCTGGAAGTCGAGGAGCTGAATTCCGATCTCGAGGCACGGGTCCGGGAGCAGGTTAACGAAATCGACCGCCTGAACCAGCTCAGGCGCTTTCTGTCACCCGAGGTCGCAAACCTGGTTACCGAACAGCAGGAAAAAACCATGCTGCAAAGCCATCGCGCTTATATCGCCACGGTATTTTGCGACTTGCGCGGGTTCACCTCTTTTTCAGTCAACATGGAACCCGAGGAGGTCATGAATGTGCTACAGGCCTACCACGAGAGCTTGGGGCAGCTGGTGGCCGACTATCAGGGTACCATCGACCACCGTGCGGGCGACGGCATGATGGTATTTTTCAACGATCCGCTGCCTTGCGACGAACCGGTATTGAGGGCGGTAGAACTTGCGTTAAGTATGCGCGAGCGCTTCAATGAAATGAACCGTGACTGGCACAGGCGCGGCTACGAGCTCGGATTTGGCGTTGGCATCGCCAGTGGCTATGCCACGCTTGGAATAGTGGGCTATGAAGGCCGTTACGACTACACTGCAAACGGCAACGCGGTCAACCTCTGCGCCCGCCTGAGTGATGAAGCCGGAGACGGGCAGGTATTGATCGACCACAAGACTTACGTCGAGATCGAGGATAAAGTCGAGGTGGAAGCCGCTGGCGAACTGGAACTGAAAGGTTTCGTTAGCAAAACCCGGGTCTACGATTTACTCAGCCTGCGCGTTAGTTGA